Below is a window of Parcubacteria group bacterium DNA.
ATGAAAAAACCAGATTTCAAATTGAAAGAGGAAAGCGAACCGCGGAAATTTTGAAGCAAGGACAATATCAGCCGATGGCAGTGGAAAATCAAGTGGCGATTCTCTACGCACTGACTAATGGATTTTTGGATGATGTGGATGTAGATAAATTGAAAGTTTGGGAAGATGAATTCCACAAGTTTATGAACGGACAAAAGAAAGAAGTTTTGACGCTCATTGCGGAGAAGAAAGAACTAACTGACGATGTGGTCAAGGCGCTCGAAGGAGCAATAAAAAGTTTTAAAGAAATGCAAAAATAAATTAAAAACTCCTTCTCCTCCTAGGAGAAGGTGCCCGCCTCGGGCGGATGAGGTAAATTGAAGGGAAGAAAAAAACCTTCAATCGACCTCACCCCAGCCCTCTCCTAGGAGGAGAGGGGGTTCTAAAATTATATTATGAATTCGATTAAAGACCTTCGAAGAAGAATAAAGTCGACAACCAACACTGCCAAGATTACCAAGGCGATGGAGATGGTTTCGGCGGCCAAAATGCGGCGCGCAGTCAAAGGCGTTTTGCATATTCGTCCCTATGCTCACAGCGCGTGGAGCGTTCTCAAAAACCTATCACGCGCATTCAAAGAAGAGAAGTCTGGATTTTTGGCGGTGCGAAGAGTGAAACATGTTTTGGTAATCTTGGTGACTTCCAACAAAGGACTTTGCGGATCATACAACACTCAGATACTCAAAAAAATCAGAGAAGAACTTCAAAATCCGGAAAAACTGATGACCAATCGAGTTGGATTCAAAAAAATTGATCCGGAAGTTTCGGCTGATAAATTAAAAATAGATTTTGTGACAGTTGGGAAAAAGGGGGAAAAGTTTTTGCGAAAGATGGACAAGGAAATTATCGCTAGTTTTCCGCAACTAACATACTATTCGATGGTGGAAGATGTGAGACCACTCGCGAAAATTGCAATGGATGGATATTTGGACAAAACTTTTGACAAGGTAGTGGTGGTTTACACCGACTATATTTCAGCAATCAAGCAGCAAGTCAAAGTCAGGCAAATTTTACCGATATCGAAAGTGGATTTGGAGAAACAACTTTTGGAAATGGATGTCTTGGCGAAGGAATATGGATTCGAGGAACCGGAAGTGGAATACAAAGTTGAGCCAAGTCCGGCTGAAGTTTTGAATTTTATTTTCCCGCGCCTCATTGAGATGCAGATTTATCACGCGCTTCTGGAATCAAATGCCTCAAAAGAATCCGCCCGAATGATTGCAATGAAAAACGCCACCGAAGCCGGAAAAGACATGGCCGCCGCATTCACGTTGGCGTACAACCAAATCAGGCAAAGCAAGATTACGCAGGAAATTTCCGAAATTTCAGCCGGAAGAGCAGCACTGGAAAATTGAACCCTCAATCGACCTCACCCCAGCCCTCTCCTAGGAGGAGAGGGAGTTAAAAAATTTCTCCTTCTCCTCCTAGGAGAAGGTGCCCGCCTCGGGCGGATGAGGTAAATGAAGGCTGAAAGTCTATGAGCAATTTAGACAAAGCAAAAAAACTAAGAAAAAATCAAACACCGCAAGAAATAATTGTTTGGTCAAGATTGAGAAATAGGGGATTTAAAAATTTGAAATTTAGAAGACAGTACCCGATAGGAAAATATATAGTTGACTTTATTTGTTTGGATAAAAAGATAATAATAGAATTGGATGGTTGGCAACACAAAGAGGAAAGACAAGAAAGATATGACAAAGAAAGAAGTAAGTTTTTAGAAAAATTAGGATTTAGAGTATTGATATTTTGGAATAATGATGTGAATAATAATTTGGATGGAGTATTTTTGAAAATTGAAGAAACAAT
It encodes the following:
- the atpG gene encoding ATP synthase F1 subunit gamma, with protein sequence MNSIKDLRRRIKSTTNTAKITKAMEMVSAAKMRRAVKGVLHIRPYAHSAWSVLKNLSRAFKEEKSGFLAVRRVKHVLVILVTSNKGLCGSYNTQILKKIREELQNPEKLMTNRVGFKKIDPEVSADKLKIDFVTVGKKGEKFLRKMDKEIIASFPQLTYYSMVEDVRPLAKIAMDGYLDKTFDKVVVVYTDYISAIKQQVKVRQILPISKVDLEKQLLEMDVLAKEYGFEEPEVEYKVEPSPAEVLNFIFPRLIEMQIYHALLESNASKESARMIAMKNATEAGKDMAAAFTLAYNQIRQSKITQEISEISAGRAALEN
- a CDS encoding endonuclease domain-containing protein produces the protein MSNLDKAKKLRKNQTPQEIIVWSRLRNRGFKNLKFRRQYPIGKYIVDFICLDKKIIIELDGWQHKEERQERYDKERSKFLEKLGFRVLIFWNNDVNNNLDGVFLKIEETIYLTPALS